In Plasmodium malariae genome assembly, contig: PmUG01_00_29, whole genome shotgun sequence, the following are encoded in one genomic region:
- the PmUG01_00055700 gene encoding Plasmodium exported protein, unknown function: MEQNFVQYLLIKTAVFILLYWICHFNNDMRSTYDNSKFIIKLDVRLSRMMAAHKKEKHSNIKCIKKEMKNNGEYKKKESSNNKTGITVKNKKLDKIYYKNLVSYMANADFKYLKKSMKKKVFQICVLASTHILIGILLIVLKKLNYFKDVELSGTLQLSHLGFVIFMYIVILSMFYFYKKFQIYIKSTRIKADIYNTAYPSFRQVDFYKD; encoded by the exons ATGGAGCAAAATTTTGtgcaatatttattaattaaaactgcggtatttatccttttatattggatatgtcattttaacaatgatatg AGATCCACATATGATAATagcaaatttattataaaattagatGTGAGATTGTCTCGAATGATGGCGGCacataaaaaggaaaaacattcaaatattaaatgtataaagaaggaaatgaaaaataatggagaatacaaaaaaaaggaatcatctaataataaaacggGAATcacagtaaaaaataaaaagctagacaaaatatattataaaaatttagttaGTTATATGGCAAATGCTGATTTtaagtatttaaaaaaaagtatgaaaaaaaaagtatttcaGATTTGTGTTTTAGCTAGCACCCATATACTAATTGGAATTCTActaattgttttaaaaaaattaaattattttaaagatgTAGAGTTATCTGGTACATTACAATTATCACATCTAGGATTTGTGATATTCATGTATATAGTTATACTaagtatgttttatttttacaaaaaatttcaaatatatataaagtcaACACGTATAAAAgctgatatatataatacggCATATCCTTCTTTCCGTCAAGTAGACTTTTATAAAGATTAA